A stretch of DNA from Desulfosarcina ovata subsp. ovata:
GGAACCGAGCCCCTCATCGGGGCGCCAGTAGCAGATCATCACCGGGACTTTGGGCAGGGGTGCCAGCACCACGGAAATATCCGACTGGAACTGACGTTCCACCTGGCGGCCGGAAAAGAGGTGCACGACGTCGTCGAACAGGTCGGTGTATCCATCCGCCACCTGTTTCATGGCCGCTTCGCAGCGCTTCTGAAACAGCGGATAGCGGTCCTTGCCGTTTTTCAACTCCCTGAAACTGACCCAATGGCCGGTGGGGGCGTCGCCCCGGGCATTGATGACATAGTCGAAAAAGGGGGCGGCAACCCATGGATTGACATGAATGTCGGAATAGAGCTGGCCATGGTCGTCGACACTGAAATCCTTGCCCAGGATTTTCAGGGTCAGGCGGCCATTTTTATAGTGGCCCCCCGTCCGTTCGGCGGCTGCGCTGAGATCCAGACCGGCGATTTGCTGGCGCATTGCCTCCAGAAAGGCATCCCAGTTTTCCTCTAGGGGGGTCTGATCGCCGACATCGGTTGAGAATTTCTCCTTGACGTGGCGGTCGATGCGCGGACAGTCGTCGATATTTTTTTGTCCCCGGAATACGGCGCCGGCAAATGCCAGACAGGTTTTTTCGCCGCACTCCCGGCAATTGGACTTGTCCAGGTATTTGAAAATCTCCATTGCATTTTTTGGTGCCGGCATGCATGTTCTCCTTGGCTATGGTTTTAAAAGGGTTGAAGGATATTGGCTATGGAGACTATAAGATCATCAGCCTCATCTGTCATCCTCATGAGCGCGGAGGTTGTCAACGCTATTTTGAGGACGCTTGCTTGTTATGGGAAGAAATCGGTCTGTCTGTGTTGAGAGAAACGTTTTGAAGAACTGTTGCGATTGTTGAAGCTGGAGAAGATCGAAGAAAATATTTTCCAGAAACCTTAAGGCGATTTCTGTCAAAGAAGATACCCGCCTGCTTGTCTTTTCATCCGTCTTCTGCGTTGGGCTTTTTCACACATAGCCCCACTATGCGTAAAAAAGCCCGCCTTGAATACGAATGAAAATCATGCGCATCCTGGTATATTCTTTTCCGCCAATCGCCTAATCATCCCCTGGGGGGCGATCCCGGTCATCCGGCAGCCGCGGTTTGAGGCTTTTGGGCAGCAGCATGGGCACCTTTT
This window harbors:
- a CDS encoding DUF3786 domain-containing protein; the encoded protein is MPAPKNAMEIFKYLDKSNCRECGEKTCLAFAGAVFRGQKNIDDCPRIDRHVKEKFSTDVGDQTPLEENWDAFLEAMRQQIAGLDLSAAAERTGGHYKNGRLTLKILGKDFSVDDHGQLYSDIHVNPWVAAPFFDYVINARGDAPTGHWVSFRELKNGKDRYPLFQKRCEAAMKQVADGYTDLFDDVVHLFSGRQVERQFQSDISVVLAPLPKVPVMICYWRPDEGLGSSLNIFFDETADQNLDTGSVFSLGAGLTQMFQKLALRHGFTEASA